Proteins from one Rosa chinensis cultivar Old Blush chromosome 7, RchiOBHm-V2, whole genome shotgun sequence genomic window:
- the LOC121050673 gene encoding uncharacterized protein LOC121050673 gives MDKSWMKADRRSLQFQLGLEEFLKFASDNARDINKIRCPCLKCHNTDFGGIGLIKDHIFFNGINVSYKHWKWHGEPSASALHAFRGDSETVEMNPDLGIQAEAVGLEGSEDEEISEDSNEFMQFVEDGDKPLYPGCTKTTKLNGLIQTFNLKAKHGMTDACYSDMLIMIGLLLPEGNDLPGSTYEAKRTLSALGKGYEKIHACPNDCILYRLHHADATSCPTCGESRWKLGKDKSEKEGVPGKVLWYFPPIPRFKRMFQSTVSAKELTWQANDRKKDGMMRHPADSPTWKMIDTKWPDFGLESRNLRLALSSDGFNPHSSLSSKYSCWPVILITYNLPPWLCMKRKYMMLTMLISGPKQPGNDIDVYLQPLVDDLKVLWDGVERVYDAVRGEYFKLKAILLWTINDFPAYGNLSGSIVKGYNACPICVDQTRPYRLKHSKKMAFMRHRRWLPRHHPYRKQAAAFDNTIEEGEAPTPLTGEEVLTRVQGLFSSNLITGNIFR, from the exons ATGGATAAGTCATGGATGAAGGCTGATAGAAGATCACTACAGTTTCAGTTAGGACTTGAAGAATTTCTGAAATTTGCATCGGATAATGCAAGGGACATAAATAAAATACGTTGCCCTTGCTTGAAGTGCCATAACACTGATTTTGGTGGTATAGGGCTGATTAAGGACCATATATTTTTTAACGGTATTAATGTTAGTTATAAGCATTGGAAGTGGCATGGAGAACCATCTGCTTCTGCCTTGCATGCTTTTAGAGGGGATTCTGAAACAGTCGAAATGAATCCTGATTTAGGCATACAAGCAGAAGCTGTAGGGTTAGAGGGTAGTGAGGATGAGGAGATTTCGGAAGACTCGAACGAGTTTATGCAGTTTGTAGAAGATGGAGATAAGCCTCTATATCCTGGTTGTACCAAGACAACCAAGTTGAATGGTTTGATACAAACATTCAATCTGAAAGCAAAGCACGGCATGACTGATGCGTGCTATTCAGATATGTTAATTATGATTGGCCTCTTGCTTCCAGAAGGAAATGACTTACCAGGGTCTACTTATGAGGCTAAAAGAACACTTTCCGCATTGGGGAAGGGGTATGAAAAGATTCATGCTTGTCCAAATGACTGCATCTTGTACAGATTGCACCATGCTGATGCGACCAGTTGTCCAACTTGTGGTGAATCAAGGTGGAAACTTGGAAAGGACAAATCTGAGAAAGAAGGGGTTCCGGGGAAGGTATTGTGGTACTTCCCTCCGATCCCAAGGTTCAAACGGATGTTCCAATCGACAGTGTCAGCTAAGGAGCTAACTTGGCAAGCCAATGATCGAAAGAAAGATGGAATGATGAGGCATCCAGCCGATTCCCCAACTTGGAAAATGATTGACACAAAATGGCCAGACTTTGGTCTAGAAAGTAGGAACCTTAGATTAGCGCTTTCATCAGACGGGTTTAATCCACATAGTTCTCTAAGTAGCAAATACTCATGTTGGCCTGTTATACTTATCACCTATAACCTTCCTCCATGGTTATGCATGAAGAGGAAGTACATGATGTTGACTATGTTAATTTCTGGACCCAAACAACCCGGAAATGACATCGACGTCTATCTACAGCCATTAGTGGATGATTTGAAAGTGTTGTGGGATGGGGTTGAGAGAGTATATGATGCTGTAAGAGGAGAATATTTTAAACTGAAGGCGATACTATTATGGACAATTAACGATTTTCCCGCGTATGGGAATTTATCGGGAAGCATTGTGAAAGGATACAATGCTTGTCCAATATGTGTTGATCAGACAAGACCCTATAGGTTGAAGCACTCTAAAAAAATGGCATTCATGAGGCATCGACGATGGCTGCCACGACATCATCCTTATAGAAAGCAAGCTGCTGCTTTCGACAACACCATAGAGGAGGGTGAAGCTCCTACACCATTAACTGGAGAGGAGGTGTTGACCAGAGTTCAAG GTCTGTTTTCTTCGAACTTGATTACTGGGAACATCTTCCGGTAA
- the LOC121050672 gene encoding uncharacterized protein LOC121050672, producing the protein MSPSTRSSSSARAIALRIKAVAMKRSRTKPATPILAIEGAETSTKKAANPISKTTKKAASPKKGRTTKKAASPKKSNTTSTAASPKKGRTTKKAASPKKGRTTKKAASPKKSQTSMTITAKSNGVVSSTKSTNKSVSSKTKKSEEDDDENRTGGLKLLKRGMVTMSRITNRLIRGKRLTVKFNEKGEPVGKAAKEMQSYIGVLARTKIPISINDWREVDLDEKEKIWESIKDAFVVPKELKKMVISSAATKWREFKSKLTNMYIIPYMDEPELLENPPDDYRSITKDTWHQFVADRLSATFQEIREAQIAKPKENKYPHRMSRKGYANLMEELSESVPLQELDRATMWIKARQDRNGNFKQPEAEKKAEKIEHLRKREAEGEIATSGSDDVLTLALGNPEHRGRVRGVGGNVKPDLYFNLPKRQKMTFEQRTRLSLKKILEEEKEVLLAKERTAWEEERDRKLAEERAYWTERIAKLEAKVDGKELPVESPKPVIALR; encoded by the exons ATGTCGCCTTCTACTAGATCATCAAGTTCTGCAAGAGCCATAGCTCTAAGGATTAAGGCTGTGGCAATGAAACGATCGAGGACAAAACCAGCAACACCAATTCTAGCAATTGAAGGGGCTGAGACATCAACCAAAAAGGCTGCCAATCCCATATCTAAAACTACCAAAAAAGCAGCCTCTCCCAAGAAGGGTCGAACTACCAAAAAGGCTGCCTCTCCCAAGAAGTCTAATACTACATCAACAGCTGCCTCTCCCAAGAAGGGTCGAACTACCAAAAAGGCTGCCTCTCCCAAGAAGGGTCGAACTACCAAAAAGGCTGCCTCCCCCAAGAAGTCTCAGACTAGCATGACTATAACTGCTAAGTCCAACGGGGTTGTGTCATCAACCAAGTCAACGAACAAGTCTGTTTCCAGTAAGACCAAGAAGTctgaggaggatgatgatgaaaacaGAACTGGTGGATTGAAGTTGCTGAAGCGAGGAATGGTTACGATGAGCCGCATTACAAACAGGCTTATCCGAGGAAAGAGGCTCACTGTGAAGTTTAATGAAAAAGGAGAACCTGTTGGTAAGGCTGCAAAAGAAATGCAGTCTTACATTGGGGTGTTGGCACGTACGAAGATCCCTATCTCAATAAATGATTGGAGAGAAGTGGATCTagatgaaaaggaaaagatatgGGAATCTATAAAG GATGCATTTGTGGTGCCTAAAGAGCTTAAAAAAATGGTGATTTCATCTGCTGCAACTAAATGGAGAGAGTTCAAGAGCAAGTTAACAAACATGTACATCATCCCTTATATGGATGAACCAGAACTGTTAGAAAATCCTCCAGATGATTACCGAAGCATAACGAAGGATACTTGGCACCAGTTTGTTGCTGATAGGCTTTCAGCTACCTTCCAG GAAATACGTGAAGCCCAAATTGCAAAGCCAAAGGAGAATAAATATCCTCATCGTATGTCACGCAAAGGTTATGCAAATTTAATGGAAGAACTG TCTGAAAGTGTCCCTTTACAAGAACTTGATAGAGCTACAATGTGGATTAAGGCTCGGCAAGATAGGAATGGCAACTTCAAACAACCTGAGGCAGAGAAGAAAGCcgaaaaaatt GAACATTTAAGGAAAAGGGAGGCTGAAGGGGAAATTGCCACATCTGGGTCTGATGATGTGCTCACTCTTGCATTGGGGAATCCGGAGCATAGAGGTAGGGTTAGAGGTGTTGGTGGCAATGTCAAGCCCGATTTATATTTCAACTTGCCAAAACGGCAAAAGATGACTTTTGAACAGAGGACTAGGTTATCGCTGAAGAAGATActagaggaggagaaggaagttTTGTTAGCTAAGGAAAGAACTGCATGGGAAGAGGAGAGGGATAGAAAACTTGCTGAGGAGAGAGCTTATTGGACTGAGAGGATTGCGAAGCTAGAAGCGAAGGTCGATGGGAAGGAGCTGCCTGTTGAGTCCCCCAAACCTGTCATAGCA CTGAGGTGA
- the LOC112177070 gene encoding box C/D snoRNA protein 1, with the protein MEDGGEAKTKAKAMLCEECKAKESKYKCPGCSIRSCSLPCVKGHKIRTSCTGKRSQTHFVPISQMDDNLLLSDYNLLEEVKRVADSAQRLRNKLCRYNSFRLPFYLKSLRGAAFSRRTKLLFLPTGMSKRDKNQTRYDTRKKCITWTIEWRFHSTDVVLIDHGVNENRNLSSVLEDHLQPGPWNHKLRQFCIEQLDCLKLFIRKRPKGTRSPFRELDLRVPIRQQLANLDILEYPVIYVFLPSHSIDFEVVKDVTRNVHKQELQNYGSNDPGAGGVPFREEEIEEDNSCPKVLDLKGHETSVSLPHISNNSRCEKGINNSSDRSLSATLAAENGSHSSSKDKEQGLFEDMEFDFDQGLIDSYSDLIAEINPDDFLDLDGEGIERNLSGIRDFLLSDDDIEEGEILE; encoded by the exons ATGGAGGACGGAGGAGAGGCAAAGACAAAGGCAAAGGCAATGTTATGCGAAGAGTGCAAAGCCAAAGAATCCAAGTACAAATGTCCCGGTTGCTCCATACGCTCCTGCAGCCTTCCCTGCGTTAAAGGCCACAAGATTCGTACCTCTTGTACGGGCAAGAGAAGCCAAACCCACTTCGTACCCATCTCTCAGATGGATGATAATCTCCTCCTTTCGG ACTACAATCTGCTTGAGGAAGTGAAGAGGGTTGCTGATTCTGCTCAGAGATTGAGGAATAAGTTGTGCAGATACAATAGTTTTAGGCTGCCTTTTTATCTTAAGAGCCTCCGCGGTGCTGCTTTCAGCCGCAGAACTAAACTCTTGTTTTTGCCTACTGGTATGTCAAAGAGGGACAAAAATCAGACCCGATACGACACAAG GAAGAAATGCATCACATGGACCATTGAGTGGCGGTTTCATTCTACAGATGTAGTTCTAATTGACCATGG AGTAAATGAAAACAGGAACCTCTCCTCTGTTCTTGAAGACCATCTACAGCCTGGCCCATGGAATCATAAGCTGAGGCAATTCTGTATAGAGCAGCTGGATTGTCTCAAACTTTTTATTCGTAAACGCCCAAAG GGCACCAGGTCACCCTTTCGTGAGTTAGATTTAAGAGTTCCAATCAGGCAGCAATTAGCCAACCTGGATATTTTGGAATACCCTGTCATCTATGTTTTTCTTCCTTCACACAGTATTGATTTTGAAGTCGTTAAAGATGTCACTCGTAATGTTCACAAACAAGAGCTTCAGAATTATGGAAGTAATGACCCAGGTGCAGGAGGTGTACCCTTTAGGGAGGAGGAAATAGAAGAGGACAACAGCTGCCCTAAGGTGTTAGATCTAAAGGGACATGAGACTTCAGTTTCCCTGCCTCATATTTCCAACAACAGCAGGTGTGAGAAAGGGATAAATAATTCATCAGATAGATCTTTGTCTGCAACACTAGCAGCAGAAAATGGTTCACATTCCAGCTCCAAGGATAAGGAACAAGGCCTTTTTGAAGACATGGAGTTTGATTTTGATCAAGGCTTAATAGACTCGTATTCAGATCTTATTGCTGAAATTAATCCTGATGATTTTCTTGATTTGGATGGTGAAGGGATAGAAAGAAATCTTTCTGGTATCAGGGATTTCTTATTATCAGATGATGATATAGAGGAAGGGGAAATATTAGAATGA
- the LOC112176454 gene encoding uncharacterized protein LOC112176454, with translation MFDDKEDLQILPSNLPAPLKDLCIWANIGLQNGATIHATFGPELFGHPHKAFVFRKDIYAMTHLLEISGSCIVFYMSYLQGVLKKAKMNDMVAFVDPAHTGASGCGNPTERARLVSNRFINGKSGQIYLVPYNSGGHWTLSAVNPAEETIHFMDPLKRRLIAGEWKTILDNSIKIYNAHKNKKGKKTIQWKNLAGIPEQKDSKTCGYWIMRYMKEIVEDKNLEFAAKWERRTNLVYTEKDIDQHYAKKTTIFCCPNVIKTINF, from the exons ATGTTTGATGATAAGGAAGACTTGCAAATCCTGCCATCGAATCTCCCTGCACCTTTAAAGGACTTATGCATTTGGGCAAACATTGGATTGCAGAATGGGGCAACCATCCACGCCACTTTTGGACCAGAACTTTTTGGTCATCCACATAAAGCCTTTGTCTTTAGAAAGGACATCTATGCTATGACACACTTATTGGAAATTTCAGGCAGCTGCATTGTTTTTTACATGAG CTACCTTCAAGGTGTGTTGAAGAAGGCTAAGATGAATGACATGGTCGCTTTTGTCGACCCTGCTCACACGGGTGCAAGTGGTTGTGGAAATCCAACCGAACGAGCTCGCTTAGTATCAAATCGGTTCATAAATGGGAAGTCTGGGCAAATTTATTTGGTCCCATATAATTCAGG TGGTCATTGGACATTGTCTGCTGTGAATCCAGCTGAAGAAACCATTCACTTCATGGATCCGTTAAAGAGGCGACTCATCGCTGGTGAATGGAAAACAATTCTGGACAA CTCCATTAAAATCTACAATGCACACAAGAATAAGAAAGGGAAGAAAACCATTCAATGGAAAAATCTTGCT ggcaTTCCGGAGCAGAAAGATAGTAAGACTTGTGGGTATTGGATCATGCGCTACATGAAGGAGATAGTGGAAGATAAGAATTTGGAGTTTGCAGCTAAA tGGGAAAGAAGGACAAATCTGGTTTACACTGAAAAGGACATTGAtcaacactatgccaaaaag actacaattttctgttgtcccaATGTCATAAAGACAATAAACTTctaa